In the Alphaproteobacteria bacterium genome, one interval contains:
- a CDS encoding class I poly(R)-hydroxyalkanoic acid synthase produces the protein MTKQPKEFKSLPSSGSSFGTSGEWKDTWKKMAAENETMISKNMLDSGILSSPWLDKKLFNPEDVTKVFTQTMQQMSDQSKSEQVTKSSRLVDVQAFLHSTLDRFQRKAMTKGKGKSQKDQFHSVEEDENPFFFLLQQSYVLNVQFLKEATSCIGELDPPITGKLTSYTRNLVNALSLATFPLKHDVQEILTSGIVSESSSDDMPPHHYKIPKGPMEPFQLGKNLSATPGKVVFQNDLFQLIQYEPSTGQVAKRPLFIVPPWTNKYYIFDLSVENSFVRWALESGLTVFVMSWVNPDERKAQMNLSDYILKGVKVGLDKVCKITKEKSVNVVGYCVGGTILASLMAYLKGKNDSPIASATFLATPFDFSKTDELGLYRSEHQNKKLKEYVSEKGYLEGQYMVQAFNLLRANDLIWSSEVNHYLLGQAIFPFDMLYWMCDGLRIPTKMHSAYLSEILIENRLMERGKFFIEDVPIDLNKISTPLFVMAAQEDHIAPWRSVYALTQVANSKVRKFVLSSSGHIGGVFNPPNAQKHHYWVGDKLPSDANNWLANAREKPGSWWEEWRLWLEPYNGGLVPARSISKAKIIEDAPGSYATGANE, from the coding sequence ATGACGAAGCAACCAAAGGAATTTAAATCTCTTCCCTCTTCAGGGAGTTCTTTTGGAACTTCTGGGGAGTGGAAAGATACCTGGAAAAAGATGGCCGCAGAAAATGAAACGATGATTTCGAAAAATATGCTTGATTCGGGCATCCTTTCTTCGCCGTGGCTGGATAAAAAACTGTTTAATCCTGAGGATGTGACTAAAGTATTCACCCAAACAATGCAGCAAATGTCCGACCAGTCAAAAAGTGAACAGGTCACAAAGAGCTCTCGATTGGTTGATGTTCAAGCCTTTCTCCACTCAACCCTTGACCGTTTTCAAAGGAAAGCTATGACGAAAGGTAAGGGTAAATCCCAGAAAGATCAGTTTCACTCCGTCGAAGAGGATGAAAACCCTTTCTTTTTCTTGCTTCAGCAGTCTTACGTTTTGAACGTTCAGTTTTTAAAAGAGGCAACAAGTTGTATCGGAGAACTTGACCCTCCGATTACAGGTAAATTGACATCATATACGCGTAATCTGGTTAATGCTTTATCTTTGGCAACTTTTCCTTTAAAACACGATGTGCAAGAAATACTGACGTCGGGTATTGTTTCTGAATCATCCTCGGATGATATGCCCCCACACCATTATAAAATTCCGAAAGGGCCAATGGAGCCCTTCCAGTTGGGAAAAAATTTAAGCGCCACTCCGGGTAAAGTCGTTTTCCAGAATGACTTGTTCCAGTTAATTCAATATGAACCTTCGACGGGACAAGTTGCCAAGCGGCCTCTCTTTATCGTTCCCCCGTGGACTAATAAGTATTACATCTTTGATTTGAGCGTTGAAAATTCATTTGTTAGGTGGGCTTTAGAATCGGGTCTCACGGTCTTTGTTATGTCTTGGGTGAATCCTGATGAGCGCAAGGCCCAAATGAACTTATCAGATTACATCTTGAAAGGCGTTAAAGTTGGGCTTGATAAGGTCTGTAAAATTACGAAAGAGAAATCAGTCAATGTTGTTGGATATTGCGTTGGTGGAACGATATTGGCGAGTTTAATGGCATACCTAAAAGGTAAAAATGACTCTCCAATAGCGAGTGCCACATTTCTGGCAACACCGTTTGACTTTAGCAAAACGGATGAATTAGGCCTGTATCGAAGTGAACATCAAAACAAGAAGCTTAAAGAATACGTCTCTGAAAAAGGATACCTTGAAGGACAATATATGGTTCAGGCATTTAACTTGCTTCGAGCCAATGATCTTATATGGTCTTCTGAGGTGAATCACTACCTTTTGGGACAAGCCATATTTCCCTTTGATATGCTCTATTGGATGTGTGATGGGTTACGGATACCTACGAAAATGCATAGCGCGTATCTTTCTGAAATACTTATTGAAAACAGACTCATGGAGCGGGGGAAATTCTTCATCGAAGATGTTCCCATTGATCTTAACAAGATTTCAACGCCCCTATTTGTAATGGCGGCCCAAGAAGATCACATTGCGCCCTGGCGGTCTGTTTATGCATTGACCCAAGTTGCAAATTCAAAGGTAAGAAAATTCGTCCTTAGTAGTTCAGGACATATTGGTGGGGTGTTCAACCCCCCGAATGCTCAGAAACATCACTACTGGGTTGGGGATAAATTGCCGAGTGATGCGAATAATTGGCTTGCAAACGCGCGTGAAAAACCAGGGTCATGGTGGGAAGAGTGGCGACTCTGGTTAGAGCCTTACAACGGTGGCTTGGTGCCGGCTCGATCCATTTCCAAAGCCAAAATCATAGAAGATGCGCCTGGAAGTTATGCGACAGGGGCCAACGAGTAG
- a CDS encoding CBS domain-containing protein: MTAKTKRATRTKLGTSKPKTRKLASNAKSYRSSSTQAKKSGNTVKRIGGTTKRASTSSKTIKRTVKDFMHKGILLMKPTDSVQNAAQKMNEKNNGCVFINENERISGVVTARDIVTRGVSKGKNLEALRLKDIMSAKILYCFEGDSLEQAAKSMAKNHIHRLPVLNKSKKLVGLLSLGNIALHSGSKAKKTVKTTKTTKAVSKKRK; the protein is encoded by the coding sequence ATGACAGCGAAAACTAAGAGAGCCACGAGAACTAAGCTTGGCACATCAAAGCCGAAGACAAGAAAATTAGCTTCTAATGCTAAATCTTATAGAAGCTCAAGCACCCAAGCTAAGAAATCTGGCAACACTGTAAAGAGAATTGGTGGAACCACAAAGAGAGCTAGCACAAGTTCAAAGACAATCAAAAGAACTGTAAAGGACTTTATGCATAAAGGCATCCTTCTTATGAAACCAACGGATTCAGTGCAAAATGCAGCACAAAAAATGAACGAAAAAAACAATGGCTGTGTGTTCATTAATGAAAATGAGAGAATCTCTGGCGTTGTCACAGCACGCGACATCGTAACAAGAGGCGTTTCTAAAGGGAAAAATTTAGAAGCTCTTAGACTAAAAGACATCATGTCTGCTAAGATTCTTTATTGTTTTGAAGGTGATTCTTTGGAACAAGCAGCTAAAAGCATGGCGAAAAATCATATTCACCGTTTGCCTGTTTTGAACAAGTCTAAAAAGTTGGTCGGTCTTCTTTCCTTGGGAAATATTGCTCTTCATTCAGGTAGCAAAGCCAAGAAAACTGTAAAGACAACAAAGACTACTAAGGCTGTAAGCAAAAAAAGAAAATAA
- a CDS encoding RpiB/LacA/LacB family sugar-phosphate isomerase: MKIAVASDQLYPVHTIVLEWLKEKGHESILFGALKTNQDESWVHAAAHAAQAIKDGTCKEGIFFCWTGTGISIAANKIPGIRAALCTDAETARGARIWNHANVLTLSNRLLSQDIAKEILAAWFEAYDAKKGATGVSELAALEGK, encoded by the coding sequence ATGAAAATTGCCGTTGCCTCAGACCAGCTGTACCCGGTTCATACCATTGTTTTGGAATGGCTCAAAGAAAAAGGGCATGAATCTATCCTCTTCGGGGCCTTAAAGACGAACCAAGATGAATCATGGGTTCATGCAGCCGCTCATGCTGCCCAAGCGATTAAAGATGGAACATGTAAAGAAGGTATCTTTTTTTGCTGGACGGGCACGGGCATTTCCATAGCAGCCAACAAAATCCCAGGGATCAGAGCTGCTTTATGTACAGATGCCGAAACAGCCCGTGGCGCCCGCATTTGGAACCATGCCAATGTCCTGACACTTTCCAATCGCCTGTTGAGCCAAGATATCGCCAAAGAGATCCTAGCCGCGTGGTTTGAGGCATATGATGCAAAGAAAGGGGCAACAGGGGTTAGTGAATTAGCGGCGTTAGAAGGGAAATAA
- the nth gene encoding endonuclease III has product MTPKNLNELFARLATQNPNPQTELAYTNSYTLLVAVMLSAQSTDTGVNKATKDLFPVADTPQKMLGLGLDGLVSHIKTIGLYPTKAKNIIAMSQILINRFEGQIPRSREDLESLPGVGRKTANVVLNVAFQEPTIPVDTHIFRVANRLKLACGKTPLEVEKGLEKAIPEKFRVHAHHWLILHGRYVCKARVPQCPTCVLNDLCPYEPKTKA; this is encoded by the coding sequence ATGACCCCAAAAAACTTGAATGAGCTGTTCGCGCGTCTAGCAACTCAAAATCCAAACCCCCAGACGGAATTGGCTTACACGAACTCCTATACCCTTCTTGTAGCCGTCATGTTGTCAGCTCAAAGTACGGATACAGGGGTGAACAAGGCCACAAAAGACCTCTTTCCGGTTGCCGATACTCCCCAAAAAATGTTGGGCCTGGGTCTTGATGGCCTGGTGAGCCATATCAAAACCATCGGCCTTTATCCCACCAAGGCCAAAAATATCATCGCAATGTCGCAGATTCTGATCAATCGGTTTGAAGGACAAATCCCGCGAAGCCGGGAAGATCTGGAATCATTGCCCGGTGTCGGCCGTAAAACAGCCAATGTCGTCTTGAATGTAGCATTTCAAGAACCTACTATCCCGGTGGACACCCATATTTTCCGTGTGGCGAATCGTTTGAAGCTTGCTTGTGGGAAAACGCCCCTGGAGGTGGAAAAGGGGCTTGAGAAGGCAATCCCTGAAAAGTTTAGAGTCCATGCCCACCATTGGTTGATATTGCACGGACGTTATGTCTGCAAAGCCCGTGTTCCTCAATGTCCCACGTGTGTCCTTAATGACTTATGTCCCTACGAGCCGAAGACGAAGGCGTAA
- a CDS encoding nitronate monooxygenase — protein MKPLKNVIISGREVLPLVEGGKGIAISNGESSGAWAAAGGVGTFSAVNADAHDEHGNIIPIIYHGKTRRERHEELVQFSIQGGITQARIAHERSNGQGRIHMNVLWEMGAVEPILHGVLSKAKGLVHGVTCGAGMPYKLAEICVHYGVHYYPIVSSARAFRILWKRAYNRFPDALGGVVYEDPWLAGGHNGLSNSEHPDHPESPMPRVIELRRAMKECGLDNTPIFMAGGVWCLSEWNDWLDNPEIGPIAFQFGTRPLLTQESPISDAWKKKLFTLKEGDIRLNRYSPTGFYSSAVRNDFLLDLEARSLRQVAYSIAPVGEHTEGFPVGARGRLVYLTTHDKEQAESWVKAGFTEAMRTPDSTLVFVTTPQQNEILTDQINCMGCLSACNFSNWAQNEEGSTGKKADPRSYCIQKTLQAISHSDDVNHQLMFAGHQAYRFAKDPYYANGFVPTVQQLVERLQTGK, from the coding sequence ATGAAGCCGTTGAAAAATGTCATTATCTCTGGTCGTGAAGTTTTACCCTTAGTTGAAGGGGGCAAAGGGATTGCCATATCTAACGGGGAGAGTTCAGGCGCCTGGGCCGCAGCAGGGGGTGTGGGAACCTTTTCAGCCGTCAACGCAGACGCGCACGATGAGCATGGGAATATTATTCCGATTATTTATCATGGAAAGACCCGCCGCGAACGTCATGAGGAATTGGTTCAATTCTCCATACAAGGTGGTATTACCCAAGCCAGAATTGCTCATGAACGTTCCAACGGTCAAGGGCGTATCCACATGAACGTTTTGTGGGAAATGGGGGCTGTTGAGCCCATCTTGCACGGTGTTCTTTCAAAAGCCAAGGGCTTGGTCCATGGGGTCACCTGTGGTGCTGGTATGCCCTATAAGCTGGCTGAAATTTGTGTGCACTACGGGGTTCATTATTATCCGATCGTCTCATCTGCCCGTGCGTTTCGAATTTTGTGGAAGCGCGCCTACAATCGTTTCCCGGACGCTTTGGGAGGCGTTGTCTATGAGGATCCATGGTTGGCCGGCGGACACAATGGATTATCCAATAGTGAACACCCTGACCATCCTGAAAGCCCGATGCCCCGTGTGATTGAGTTGCGTCGCGCTATGAAAGAATGTGGTCTCGATAACACGCCCATCTTTATGGCCGGCGGCGTATGGTGTTTGAGCGAATGGAACGACTGGTTGGACAACCCTGAGATCGGCCCCATAGCTTTCCAATTTGGAACGCGCCCTCTTTTGACTCAAGAAAGCCCCATCTCAGATGCCTGGAAGAAGAAGCTCTTCACCCTGAAGGAGGGTGATATTCGTTTGAATCGCTATAGCCCCACCGGTTTTTATTCCTCTGCGGTTCGCAATGATTTCTTGTTAGATTTGGAAGCAAGGTCCTTGCGCCAAGTCGCCTATAGCATCGCCCCTGTTGGGGAGCACACAGAGGGATTTCCTGTGGGCGCAAGAGGTCGGTTGGTGTATTTGACCACCCATGATAAGGAACAAGCAGAATCTTGGGTCAAGGCAGGGTTTACAGAAGCCATGCGCACACCGGATTCTACCCTCGTGTTTGTAACAACACCTCAACAGAATGAAATTTTGACCGATCAGATCAATTGCATGGGCTGTCTATCTGCCTGTAACTTCAGCAATTGGGCGCAAAATGAGGAAGGATCAACTGGCAAGAAGGCCGATCCGCGGTCTTATTGTATCCAAAAGACCCTCCAGGCCATTAGTCACAGCGATGATGTCAATCACCAGCTCATGTTTGCTGGTCACCAAGCTTATCGCTTTGCCAAAGATCCTTACTATGCCAATGGGTTCGTTCCAACGGTCCAGCAACTCGTCGAGCGCCTTCAAACTGGGAAATAA
- a CDS encoding F0F1 ATP synthase subunit C codes for MDMAAAKMIGAGLAMMALLGVGIGLGNIFSNLITAIARNPSAKDDVMKVGLIGFALTESIALLAFVTALIILSK; via the coding sequence ATGGATATGGCAGCGGCAAAAATGATTGGAGCAGGTTTGGCAATGATGGCCTTGTTAGGGGTTGGAATTGGTTTGGGAAATATATTTTCTAATCTGATAACAGCAATAGCGCGCAACCCTTCGGCTAAAGATGATGTGATGAAAGTTGGGTTAATTGGGTTCGCCTTAACGGAATCTATTGCGTTGCTTGCTTTCGTGACAGCACTGATCATTTTATCAAAATAG
- a CDS encoding F0F1 ATP synthase subunit A, producing MVDPLHQFRIHPLIHLELAGWDISFTNSSLFMVLATLVITTFFYFSVNPKALVPNRLQVISEAAYTFISDMIRDNTGKAGLDYFPYIFSLFLFILMGNLLGMIPYSFTFTSHIIVTFSLAVMVLFFVTIIGFSRHGFHFLRLFWPANTPVFIVPLLVPIEIMSYLTRSVSLSIRLFANMIAGHAMLKLFGSFAIALAGSVFFPVAVAALAINVAITGFEFLIALLQAYIFTILTCIYLHDALNLH from the coding sequence ATGGTTGACCCGTTACATCAATTTAGGATTCACCCCCTCATCCACTTGGAGCTGGCAGGGTGGGATATTTCGTTTACCAACTCTTCCCTCTTTATGGTGTTGGCAACCCTTGTCATCACGACTTTCTTTTACTTTTCTGTCAACCCAAAAGCCCTGGTACCGAATCGATTACAAGTCATCAGTGAGGCTGCATACACCTTTATTTCAGATATGATTCGTGACAATACCGGCAAAGCGGGCCTCGATTATTTCCCATATATTTTCAGCCTATTCTTGTTTATTCTAATGGGAAATTTGTTGGGCATGATCCCCTATAGCTTCACGTTTACAAGCCATATCATTGTTACCTTTTCTCTAGCAGTAATGGTTCTTTTCTTTGTGACAATCATAGGATTTTCCCGTCACGGATTCCATTTCTTGCGATTGTTTTGGCCTGCGAATACGCCTGTCTTTATTGTCCCCCTTTTGGTGCCGATCGAGATTATGTCCTATCTAACGCGCTCCGTCAGCTTATCCATCCGACTTTTTGCGAACATGATTGCTGGACATGCCATGCTCAAACTCTTTGGGAGTTTTGCGATTGCTTTGGCTGGATCTGTCTTTTTTCCAGTGGCTGTGGCGGCGCTTGCTATCAATGTCGCCATCACGGGTTTTGAGTTTTTGATCGCTTTACTTCAGGCATATATCTTTACTATATTAACTTGTATATACTTGCATGATGCCTTGAATTTACATTGA
- a CDS encoding AtpZ/AtpI family protein yields the protein MTKGRQKIPQKKPFSPLSDLGFAYRVGLEFTSGILVGLVLGYAIDTVFNTQPWGLVVMVILGASAGLLNIFRMLGLWGPSAPKNPPSNEDKDG from the coding sequence GTGACAAAAGGCCGTCAAAAAATCCCTCAAAAGAAACCTTTCTCTCCTTTATCCGACTTAGGTTTTGCGTACCGCGTGGGCCTTGAATTCACATCAGGGATTCTCGTTGGGCTTGTTCTCGGTTATGCTATAGATACAGTGTTTAATACGCAGCCCTGGGGGCTTGTGGTGATGGTTATATTGGGGGCAAGCGCCGGTTTGCTGAATATTTTTCGTATGCTGGGTTTGTGGGGCCCATCAGCCCCAAAGAATCCCCCGTCAAATGAGGATAAAGATGGTTGA
- a CDS encoding helix-turn-helix domain-containing protein, which yields MAKTTEAIERGNRLRTLREQTGLSRAQFAHEVNINEHTLKSFELGARELPLQKAREYSRIFLFAGIDVSFEYLYYGKEAEASNQGDALINDDLNIQNEVIYFKKINPLSIIFTIPDSLMSPIYNKGDIVGGQKITNENQFSLLNGHICIIEGSRGQQALRRIIKTDGRNIVACTLRADDGMPPLVEEIEAFSLAQVSRHWHVYESIGNIYTQPTISSNHSSLHDPDLHPIRSRN from the coding sequence ATGGCGAAAACAACAGAAGCAATTGAACGTGGGAACAGATTACGCACCTTGCGCGAGCAAACGGGGCTTTCTCGAGCTCAATTTGCCCATGAGGTGAACATTAATGAACACACTTTAAAGTCATTTGAATTGGGGGCAAGGGAACTCCCGCTTCAAAAAGCACGAGAATACTCCCGCATATTCTTGTTTGCGGGAATCGACGTCAGCTTTGAATATTTATATTATGGAAAAGAGGCGGAAGCGTCAAATCAGGGCGATGCTCTTATTAACGACGATTTAAACATCCAAAATGAAGTTATCTATTTTAAGAAAATCAATCCGTTATCCATCATATTCACCATTCCTGATTCCCTCATGTCCCCCATTTACAATAAGGGCGATATTGTTGGAGGTCAGAAGATCACAAATGAAAATCAATTTTCTTTGCTGAATGGCCATATTTGTATCATTGAAGGGTCCCGAGGTCAGCAAGCCCTGAGAAGAATTATTAAAACAGATGGCAGGAACATTGTTGCTTGTACCTTAAGGGCGGATGATGGGATGCCCCCTCTTGTTGAAGAAATTGAGGCCTTTTCTCTTGCCCAAGTATCCCGTCATTGGCACGTCTATGAATCCATTGGAAACATCTACACCCAGCCAACCATTTCTTCCAATCATTCTTCTCTTCACGACCCCGATCTTCACCCAATAAGATCCCGTAATTAA
- a CDS encoding MFS transporter, translating to MLYIHMAVLLNDIFFPKTDAYSASLLAAFAFSSTFVFRPIGAIIFGWMGDNIGRKSTIILTTLIMSMSCILMANLPTYAQIGISATWIMIACRMAQGMSSMGEIVGAQIYVAESVRRPTSYPSVAFITIGASIGTTLALGVGVLVLSFDMNWRMAFWIGAIIAIVGSVARTRLRETPDFLELKRQQMRKIISELNEEDDIPEPETQSPISSWKERIRAKTLVSYFFVSCGWPLSLYLGYIYFNPILKEDFGYTSAQIIYHNFLLSIIFMIPLVALSILSHRIHPVKILKIRGIFIVMLMLALPFLIGNLNTPFHVFMLQTLILILPLDSVPAEAVFIYHLPIYRRFTLASLLFAFSRAGVYLLTSFGLVYLGSYFGAYGLWIITLPMTIAYLYGIRHFEGLESKAGFLSLKPNKS from the coding sequence ATGCTCTATATCCACATGGCTGTTCTTTTGAATGATATTTTCTTCCCGAAAACAGATGCCTATTCTGCTTCTTTGCTCGCCGCATTTGCCTTTTCTTCTACCTTTGTTTTTAGGCCAATCGGGGCGATAATTTTTGGATGGATGGGAGATAATATTGGCCGAAAATCAACCATTATTTTAACAACTCTTATTATGTCTATGTCCTGTATTCTCATGGCAAACCTTCCTACCTATGCACAAATTGGCATCTCAGCTACCTGGATTATGATCGCTTGCAGAATGGCTCAAGGCATGTCGTCGATGGGGGAAATCGTAGGGGCCCAAATTTATGTTGCAGAATCTGTTCGGCGTCCAACTTCTTACCCCTCAGTTGCCTTTATCACCATCGGAGCATCCATTGGAACGACCCTGGCTCTGGGCGTAGGGGTCCTTGTATTGTCCTTTGATATGAATTGGCGAATGGCCTTCTGGATTGGGGCAATCATCGCGATTGTTGGGTCCGTTGCTCGAACAAGGCTTCGGGAAACACCCGATTTCCTAGAGTTGAAACGACAACAAATGAGAAAGATTATCTCAGAGCTGAACGAGGAAGATGACATCCCTGAGCCAGAAACTCAGTCGCCCATCTCTTCTTGGAAAGAGCGCATCAGAGCAAAGACTCTAGTGTCATACTTTTTTGTTTCTTGCGGATGGCCCTTGTCTTTGTACCTGGGCTATATATATTTTAACCCCATTCTAAAGGAGGATTTTGGATATACATCTGCCCAAATCATTTACCACAATTTTCTGTTGTCCATCATCTTCATGATTCCTCTTGTGGCACTTTCGATTTTGAGTCATCGGATTCACCCAGTAAAAATCCTCAAAATCAGAGGCATATTCATTGTGATGCTGATGTTGGCTTTACCTTTCTTAATTGGCAATTTAAATACCCCCTTTCATGTATTTATGTTGCAAACGCTTATTTTAATTTTGCCTCTTGATAGCGTACCTGCAGAAGCTGTCTTTATTTATCACTTACCGATCTATCGGCGCTTTACCCTGGCGAGTCTGTTGTTTGCCTTCTCGCGTGCAGGCGTGTACCTTCTCACGTCGTTTGGGTTGGTATATCTGGGAAGCTATTTTGGTGCTTATGGGTTGTGGATCATAACATTGCCGATGACAATCGCTTATCTCTATGGCATTCGACACTTTGAAGGCTTAGAGAGTAAGGCAGGATTCCTTTCTTTAAAACCCAACAAAAGCTAG
- a CDS encoding MFS transporter, with protein MRLFSSLNRDQKEAIGLLQIGTFLEFFDLMLYIHMAVVLNEIFFPQTDPHSASLLGALAFCSTYVLRPVGALIFGWIGDNIGRKSTIVITTFIMSISCLTMANLPTYAQIGISAAWIMTICRMAQGMTSMAEIIGAEIYVAESIRRPASYPAVAFIPIAASLGSLFALGVASLVTSFYMNWRLAFWVGAVIAFVGAIARTRLRETPEFLEMKRQQLKEGIASVSQGDDREEAEELLSIIKEAEPDQHLQKAMEFIQSAKDSAKVEASRWKQAVNKKTLMSFATIYCGWPLTFYLAFFYFNPTLKDSFGYSPADIIKHNFFLSLIVLLANLTWAMLSSKYHPIRILKTRWVFTFFFMLMLPLLIMNFESTTHIFLIQALVLLMPLNATPAEAVFMYHLPIRRRFTFATFLYALTQAMMYVITSFGLVILSDSFGPFGIWFITLPITLAYIYGVLYFEALERKTGNLALPTKNFTEEATVMA; from the coding sequence ATGAGGCTATTTTCATCTCTGAATCGTGACCAGAAGGAAGCTATAGGGCTTTTGCAAATCGGGACCTTTCTCGAATTCTTCGATCTCATGCTGTATATCCATATGGCGGTTGTTCTTAATGAAATCTTCTTCCCACAAACCGACCCGCACAGTGCTTCTCTCTTAGGCGCCCTTGCCTTTTGTTCGACTTACGTTTTAAGGCCTGTTGGCGCCCTCATTTTTGGATGGATCGGGGATAACATTGGACGAAAATCCACAATTGTTATTACAACGTTCATCATGTCAATTTCCTGTTTAACGATGGCAAATCTTCCCACCTATGCCCAGATTGGTATTTCAGCTGCCTGGATTATGACCATCTGCAGAATGGCACAAGGCATGACATCTATGGCGGAAATTATTGGGGCAGAAATATATGTAGCAGAAAGTATTCGGCGCCCCGCGTCCTATCCAGCTGTTGCCTTTATCCCGATCGCGGCAAGCTTGGGGTCTTTGTTTGCCTTGGGTGTTGCCTCTCTTGTTACCTCCTTTTACATGAATTGGCGTCTTGCCTTTTGGGTTGGGGCTGTCATTGCCTTTGTTGGGGCGATTGCACGAACCCGCCTTCGGGAAACGCCAGAGTTTCTAGAGATGAAAAGACAACAGCTCAAAGAAGGTATTGCCAGTGTGAGTCAGGGAGATGATCGCGAAGAGGCGGAGGAACTGTTAAGCATTATTAAAGAAGCCGAGCCAGATCAACACTTACAAAAAGCCATGGAATTTATACAGAGTGCAAAAGATTCCGCGAAAGTAGAAGCATCGAGATGGAAACAGGCCGTTAATAAGAAGACCTTAATGTCGTTTGCCACAATATATTGTGGTTGGCCATTGACCTTTTACCTTGCTTTTTTCTATTTTAATCCGACGCTAAAAGATAGTTTTGGATATTCTCCAGCGGACATCATTAAGCACAACTTTTTCTTATCTCTGATTGTGTTATTGGCAAATCTAACTTGGGCAATGTTAAGCAGCAAGTATCATCCTATTCGAATATTAAAAACGAGGTGGGTATTCACTTTCTTCTTTATGTTAATGCTTCCTCTTTTGATCATGAACTTCGAGAGCACAACCCATATCTTTTTAATTCAGGCTTTGGTTCTTTTGATGCCTCTAAATGCAACCCCTGCAGAGGCGGTGTTTATGTATCATTTGCCCATCCGACGCAGATTTACCTTTGCGACCTTTTTGTATGCCCTGACACAAGCCATGATGTATGTCATCACTTCCTTCGGATTGGTCATCTTGAGTGACTCTTTTGGGCCCTTTGGGATCTGGTTTATTACGTTACCGATTACCCTCGCCTATATCTATGGCGTTTTGTATTTTGAAGCCCTGGAGCGTAAGACAGGGAATCTAGCTTTACCGACAAAGAACTTCACAGAAGAAGCAACGGTTATGGCTTAA
- a CDS encoding STAS domain-containing protein, whose translation MKGRLTFADYSSFREITQIVTDNNSKCCLFDLTELEFIDSAGLGMLLIARDKLQSVNGNVILKGAQGQVKKMLDLGRFDSLFNIE comes from the coding sequence ATGAAGGGTCGTCTGACTTTTGCTGATTACAGCAGCTTTCGTGAGATTACTCAGATCGTGACAGATAACAATAGCAAGTGCTGTTTATTTGACCTAACAGAACTTGAATTCATCGATTCTGCAGGCTTGGGAATGCTTTTAATTGCTCGAGATAAACTGCAGTCAGTAAACGGCAATGTTATTTTGAAAGGCGCCCAAGGCCAAGTCAAAAAAATGCTGGATCTCGGGAGATTTGATAGTTTATTTAACATAGAGTGA
- a CDS encoding ATP-binding protein, producing MPIAPSEKAQKNSDQLQPFAKAVKKADSKSSSLEERALLYDHSPTTQDLIDAIQNNYTILIEDTTLKHGMSGFEAPIGEFALSLTTLTAYIIDIIAVLDHFLLHKTVLHPVLCEQILTSTHEVVTNAILWSNLEVDCPNNREKSLNFCDLIKDRLKNTILARRLLKLNFHVNPESVDVVIISSGKGFDWHNAVSKISSDFQGLAIINTFADEVVVQDQGKVLRLRFFT from the coding sequence ATGCCAATTGCTCCATCTGAAAAAGCTCAAAAGAATAGTGACCAACTGCAGCCTTTTGCAAAGGCTGTAAAGAAGGCTGACTCAAAATCTTCTAGCCTGGAAGAAAGAGCCCTCTTATATGATCATAGTCCGACGACGCAAGATCTGATTGATGCGATTCAAAATAACTATACAATACTCATTGAAGATACAACCCTGAAACATGGAATGAGTGGCTTTGAAGCTCCCATCGGAGAGTTTGCTTTGTCTTTGACAACACTCACCGCGTATATCATTGATATTATTGCCGTTCTCGACCATTTTCTCCTTCATAAAACTGTTCTTCATCCTGTTTTATGTGAGCAAATTCTAACTTCAACACATGAAGTTGTCACAAACGCAATTTTATGGAGCAATTTAGAAGTTGACTGCCCCAATAACCGGGAAAAATCACTCAATTTTTGTGATTTAATCAAAGATCGATTAAAGAATACAATTTTGGCTAGACGCTTGTTGAAGCTGAATTTTCATGTCAACCCAGAGTCGGTGGATGTTGTGATTATCAGCTCAGGCAAAGGGTTTGATTGGCATAACGCCGTTTCAAAAATTTCCAGTGACTTTCAAGGCCTCGCTATTATAAATACTTTTGCAGATGAAGTTGTGGTCCAAGATCAAGGAAAAGTTCTTCGCTTGCGATTTTTCACTTGA